GAGAATATGGTAATTATAGGTACAGCCTGTAAATGAATCATAATGTAGAATTGATGCGATTGAGAGTAGTTGAGATTAATTAcgagaagaaaaataacgaaCCAAGTATCAGGTTATTTGGACGCTTTTTGTTATGAGAAGCGAATACAAATAGCGACGAGTCGAATTTCTGGCACATACTCTCCACTGGCACTGCATCTTCGAACGGTAGAATGTCGTGTTTATCATTGAGAATGGTAGCGTGAGGCTTTTTAAGAAAATACTACGAAAATAAAGAGAAATTAAATTGGGTTGAAAAAGAGCTTCGTTAATAAGTACATTGAAATCGACTTACCATTtctttgaaacatttcaaaacatcatcGTTCGTCTTACGTCCACGTATAAATAAAGTCTGTTTAGTATTTTCGATTATCTTAGGACCTCTATTTTGAAGGATACGTTTGGTTCGGTGATTCCTCGGTTTTCTGtaacaaaaatatatatattgaATTAATgcatgaaaagaaaatcaatgtGTAGCAATTTAATGGCAAGAATGATGGAACTTATTTGGCGAGAAAGCGTTCAGGTAGTGAGATGAAATTAGATGAGTTTGAATACTTACACTACTCTCTGAATGACACCCATGATTACTATTTTCTCACTAATAACATTAAAATGTATTAATTTATCATAAAGTTAATAATAATCGATCAAGAtcataaaaacttttgaaaatattgcaaatgCAGCACGTTCGCGATAATCACGTTGTTTTGGTTCAAGAAAAGAAACATAAACAGGTggtgtgtttttgttttatggCATGATTTCGAGACAGCATCGTATAAATCTGTGACgtcatttgaaaaagtgaccaatcAGCGAGCTGTAATTCAAACCAAATCCTGCAATTCACATAACCTTTATTTTAATTACCTTGTGATTTTTgataacagaattttttgaaaaatctttcaagaaaaatttgaaagttttatcGTTTCTGCTGCTTTTTAATTTTCcgaaataattttgaacagattttgaaTTAAAGATGAGCGTATCAAAAAGGCTCATTCAAGCTCCTATGTATTACATACAATGTGACTGGGAAGATCATCTAAAGTAagattgaattcaattttcatcctaTGATTATTTCAACTTCACTCAAGTATTATTACATACTTTTTCATGTTTCAGTAAAATTTCCGGTGAAATATGGGTTTCATGTAAATACAAAGGTAAGTCCtgtgttaaaatttaaaaaatctgtcttCCTTCTGATAAAGTGATGTTTCTCTTCGTAGAACAACCCAGCAAACACGGTAAATTGGTTCGAATGAATATCTGCAGCGATGCAGGCAATCCAGCTGTTACTGCCACCGAAGATTTCAACGTCAATTTATTAACCCATAATGCGATTCAGATCGGATTGAAAGACTCAAAATTCAGTTGTATTTTTCTGGCACCCAGAAGTATTTATAGCAGTGTTCACAAGAAAAGTGTaaattgaaatatcattttttaaaatcacgcgCAGttgttaattttataaaaattacgtagaatttgaaacatttcagGTCACTAGTCTCGATATTGTAGAAGGATCAAGCTGTGTTTCTGTTTCGGTCGATGATGATTCTAATGTCGCAGTGTGGCTCGCCGATGGTGAACATAAACTGgttaaaaaactacaaatataaTATTGTTAACATTTTTATGTTGCGGTTTATAAATGTTGGAAATATTATTTCAGATTACGTTCACCGAACATGTCGGTACTGTGTATAAATGTCGTTGGTTTCCTAGTGGCAAAGTAATCCTATCTTATGGAGCTGATATGAATCTAAAAATATGGTGTTCAGAAACTGGACGTTGTCCAGTATCATTAAAAGGTCATAAAAAAGCTATTACCGATTCAGCTTTCGTTGATCGAGGTCGAAATATCGTATCGGTTTCCAAGTAAGTctatattttgaagaaaaaaaaacaagtgttTTCAATgactaaaaatatcatttcttgCACAGAGACGGTGTTTGTAAACTATGGGATTGTGGTGAAGCCATTTGCATAGACAATCTGCTGGAAATCAATTGCTGTATCAATTGCTGCTCGATCTCCACTTGTCCCAATAATTATAGACTTCCTGAAAGTGGTTCTCCGCCTCGTGAGTACTTgtatacttttttaaaagtattttagTGCCCAAAACGAGTTCTAAAAATCACTGATTGTGCGAAATTTTTAGACGAACGTGAATCCGGAACTGACGATAAAATCGTTCTGACTGGTTCAGAAGAAGGCGACATTCATTGTATCGGTATTCGAAGCCGTAAAGTATTATTTTCACTGAAATTACAATCAGCTGTAAACTGCTGCTGTTGCATTAAGCCAGGAATATTCGTAGCTGGTTGTCAGGACGGAAGCATACATCTGATATCGGTCGAAAACACCGATCACATTATTACTTCGTGGTTAGAAACTAACAACCCTGCTCTTAGCATAATGCCCTACCaagaaaatggattttttgtcGGCCATAATGATGGCTCGTGTGTTTATCGGTCCATCATTGATCTCGATTCCACCATCAGGTTGAATTTAACCGGACCCGACGGTGATCCTATTTACGATATATGTTGTGATAATAAGTTTATATATACTGCCTGTAGAGATTCCTGTATCAGGAAATATTCTCCTGATTCTTATATCGTGAGACACTTTCAATCTTGAATGATATCTTGACCCttgaaaggtgtttttttttatcttacaTCTGTGATTACTGTACCAAAATTCGAGCCGAGGTGTTTTATTAGagcttcaaaatgattttcatctTATGAATGGTCGGTTAAAATTAATTCGGCGCGAATGATCTGGAATGAAAAGAATATTTCGATTTTGACTGTATTATCTGCACGTTGCCGTcgaaaaatggtgaatttttttcagtgccTAATTCTTCGTGAAATGCCAGAtgaaattatgatttatttttcacgcACTCAACGTCCTTAATTTTACGTATTTAGATGTAggtaataatttgaataaagaTCTAATATTGATGATTTTCTTCTGTTATTCGAATAatgaggtggaaaaaaattcaatcataatGTAGCAGAAACCTATTCTTCATTTATCTAGTTTTCCTATTTCATTTGCATAAGCTTTAAACAATTCGTTTtgtaatgaaacaaaaataaatattcgtaAATTAAAATGAACACAACGTATTGATTTACTCTTAAATACAAAATCACTATCATCACAGCGCAATGAGATAGaaaaacatgatgaaaaaaattgaaaattgacataGCGAAACAAACATTGAGCTTCTGACGATTGTATTTAACAGCGTTTTCGTTTTCCTgtaagaaaaatacaaaatattactcaccgaaaattgaaaatttggacacATAGTTTTatgcaataaataaaatacagcaaaaaaaactactcacgACATTTGCTAGGGAACATTTCATGCTCGTGGAGAGCTTCCTGCGTTGACTCCGGCCAATGACACGTACCGCAAATGAATATCGTCCTACCGTCAGGATGGTATTTTTTAACATGAGCGTCGCGATGCAACATTGTAGGAAATCTCTTGTTACGGATCAAACAATCAATTTCCCAACATGGAAACACATTTCCGTGACAATACTCTTTATACTGAAATAATACAGAAACATGTTAATTAACGTACTACAATGAACTGCGATCACTTCCAATTATCATACTCACTTTGGAAAATCCTCCGATTGGTAGTAATTTCTTCATAGATTTACGATTCATGAAAATcttaatcaattcattcacCAGAGACATATCCCTTTTTCTTTCAAACGTCCAGAAACTATCTTCAAACATGTCTTGTTTGATAGGAAACGGAAATACGAACGAGTCATACTGTAAAATAATTACACGTTGAAATATTCCCATTTTCCAATACTGACACATCTTTAATAAGtaatagaaattaaaataaacctACATCTGTTTGTGGCGCTGGTAATTCtgctaataatttttcaacgttttctaCACTCGATAATCTTTCATCAATGACTGGTTCAGGCATCTCCGGCGATATCTCGTACTGCGAATTACGTTCTTCGATATCCATACGGTTCAGAGATAATTCAACGTGATCTCCACATCTCGAACTTTCCGATTCCGTGACATGTTTTGCATCCGAGATATTAAGCGAATCGTGGGACTCATTTTGGTGACTTTGATCGCTTTGGAAATCCAACATTTCAACAGAATTATTGAGATTTTCCTCGTTTGAGAAACAGTTAATACCGGATTCgctaaatctgaaaaattaaaattataaagcCAAgttccagttttaaaaaaaaaactgaaaatacaaagAGAACTACAAACTTGGTTGAAGTCGTGGCTTCGACATGTTCACTGTTGGATTCAGTCGTCAAATGGTTACGTTCTACCGTATTTCTGCTACATTGGCAACTTCCTTCGATAGTTCTATTTGAAATAAATACCCAAActgttttaattgtttttttttatccaattaaatgaacaaaaatacaCTTACGGCTGACCAGCTGCTGCCGCAAATTTACTCTCAAAAGAAGCTCTTAAATTCGATATCTCCGAATTGTATTTATCCTCTAATCCTCGTTTAACTGAGTCTAGTCGAGCGTGATTCAATTTAATCACGTCTCTGATACGCTGATCGAAATCATTCTGCTCTTTAAACATCAGATTTCTACGAACAACAGAGTAATTATTTCTTAGAAATACGTTACCATTAGAGTGatattgaagaagaaaataacGAAAGCTTACTCGTGTTCGGCAACTAATTCTTCTTTTTCACGAGTTAATCGTTTAATACGTTGACGAAGCAATGATATCTCTTCTAAACGGTGTTCattctgttgatttttcaacgtaaacttAATACTGGGATTGTTTTTGCTCAAATTACTCTGCCATTGATCAAAGCTAGCAGATCCATAAACGTTTTTCAAGCATTCTACATACTCTGTAAAAAGAACAACCATTGATAGAAATGTACAACTGCAAGATGAGAAGTACGGCAAGAACATTACCGGAAGAATAGCTCGAAAGATTAACGCATAATTCAGTCAGTTTATTCAGGATATCTTGGCAGctagaaaagtcatttttgaaaatgggatcttgaaatttttcatgatttttcaagtcCCAAGAAACAACGAAGTTATAATCTAATCCACAAAACTCGGTTTGAAACATCTTTACATGCTAATTACAACGAACAAAGTATCACTCAATATTTGAAATCGTACATTATGGAATTAGACAGtactagaaaaatgaaaatcaacgattcaaaatttttatgtcatTACAAAGCCTgtaatcatttcattttaaagttCAATGTTTATACTGTTATCAGCGTACGTATTGTTCTGCTCCACCTCTCTGCTCGTCTGCTCCACCAACCTCCTTCATCCTTCTCCGCTATTCCGTCcgagaaaagaaacaaaattgactCCTCTAGccttcaatttcaattaaaattttcaaaatttattgccTTTTCATACATTTGAGCTCAACCTCAGACCTCAGCACTCGGAAGTGGGAGGGCCATCGTATTTTCCACCTTCGGATTAAACATGGAAAACACTCGATAATTCATCGcaaaaaaatagctaaaataGTGCCTAGAATTCAatgataggcaacttatcagaCGTACAGCACAAATCTTCTGTCAGCAATACGGTTAGAAGGCAGCAAGGCACTGAGTTTGTAAATTGAGTATTGCTTTCTGCTAGCAAATGttgatttcatttcatctcatcTCGTCGGTTTCTTCTCATAATAAGTAGATTGTTTTTATTCTCGATGTGTATTGAATTCATACATACATATCAGGTAATAATTCTCAATTTCCCATTGTGAAATATGAATACTTTGTATCTGTATTCAACTCTTTTCCCCAAACACAATTTAATTATTATTGCAGCGACAACAAGCATCTAAATTCAAGTTGAacggttttttccaaaatgcaaaaacatatCAACAAGTTCACGGTAAAA
This region of Planococcus citri chromosome 5, ihPlaCitr1.1, whole genome shotgun sequence genomic DNA includes:
- the LOC135849270 gene encoding proteasomal ATPase-associated factor 1-like; the encoded protein is MSVSKRLIQAPMYYIQCDWEDHLNKISGEIWVSCKYKEQPSKHGKLVRMNICSDAGNPAVTATEDFNVNLLTHNAIQIGLKDSKFSCIFLAPRSIYSSVHKKSVTSLDIVEGSSCVSVSVDDDSNVAVWLADGEHKLITFTEHVGTVYKCRWFPSGKVILSYGADMNLKIWCSETGRCPVSLKGHKKAITDSAFVDRGRNIVSVSKDGVCKLWDCGEAICIDNLLEINCCINCCSISTCPNNYRLPESGSPPHERESGTDDKIVLTGSEEGDIHCIGIRSRKVLFSLKLQSAVNCCCCIKPGIFVAGCQDGSIHLISVENTDHIITSWLETNNPALSIMPYQENGFFVGHNDGSCVYRSIIDLDSTIRLNLTGPDGDPIYDICCDNKFIYTACRDSCIRKYSPDSYIVRHFQS
- the LOC135849268 gene encoding uncharacterized protein LOC135849268 — encoded protein: MFQTEFCGLDYNFVVSWDLKNHEKFQDPIFKNDFSSCQDILNKLTELCVNLSSYSSEYVECLKNVYGSASFDQWQSNLSKNNPSIKFTLKNQQNEHRLEEISLLRQRIKRLTREKEELVAEHENLMFKEQNDFDQRIRDVIKLNHARLDSVKRGLEDKYNSEISNLRASFESKFAAAAGQPTIEGSCQCSRNTVERNHLTTESNSEHVEATTSTKFSESGINCFSNEENLNNSVEMLDFQSDQSHQNESHDSLNISDAKHVTESESSRCGDHVELSLNRMDIEERNSQYEISPEMPEPVIDERLSSVENVEKLLAELPAPQTDYDSFVFPFPIKQDMFEDSFWTFERKRDMSLVNELIKIFMNRKSMKKLLPIGGFSKYKEYCHGNVFPCWEIDCLIRNKRFPTMLHRDAHVKKYHPDGRTIFICGTCHWPESTQEALHEHEMFPSKCRKRKRC